The following proteins come from a genomic window of Candidatus Polarisedimenticolia bacterium:
- a CDS encoding DUF1272 domain-containing protein codes for MLELRPTCEHCSRALPPDSLEARICSYECTFCERCVAEVLENICPNCGGGFTPRPVRPARDWKGGNFLGKDPASTTVRHRPVDPIAHAHFAAALRDVPPHER; via the coding sequence ATGCTCGAGCTCAGGCCCACCTGCGAACATTGCAGCCGCGCGCTGCCTCCCGACTCCCTCGAAGCCCGCATCTGCTCCTATGAGTGCACCTTCTGTGAGCGGTGCGTCGCCGAGGTGCTGGAAAACATCTGCCCGAATTGCGGCGGCGGATTCACGCCCCGGCCCGTCCGTCCCGCGCGCGACTGGAAGGGCGGCAATTTCCTCGGCAAGGATCCGGCGAGCACGACGGTGCGCCACCGGCCGGTCGATCCGATCGCGCATGCGCACTTCGCGGCGGCGCTGAGGGACGTGCCGCCTCACGAGCGGTAG